One window from the genome of Borrelia puertoricensis encodes:
- a CDS encoding DUF792 family protein: MISQITTDFTYKYKDTAPLKATLDPLNLTPSQITNILKETFNEISTVFMAYNFLSLCPRMDFKGLGYVPQGFFILPKSELISTTYTTTCSKRPVIDYYTRKAEYVSYNPTFTGEVITLNNAVLTSAYKELLNFSTSTAFGKLIFPHTSNLAKQQLVNRVQESVPFSLYSPTLGFRSIVAITSLTLKDTVYLDEVEISLTLEVLKTFNVYKG, from the coding sequence CCTAGACCCTTTAAATCTTACACCATCACAAATAACAAATATTCTTAAAGAAACATTTAATGAAATCTCTACTGTGTTTATGGCATATAATTTCTTAAGTTTATGTCCAAGGATGGACTTTAAAGGACTTGGATATGTCCCTCAAGGGTTCTTCATTTTACCTAAAAGTGAACTAATTAGCACAACTTACACCACAACATGTTCAAAACGTCCTGTAATTGACTATTATACACGTAAAGCTGAATATGTAAGCTACAATCCAACTTTTACTGGCGAAGTTATCACACTAAATAATGCTGTATTAACTAGTGCTTATAAGGAACTGCTTAATTTTTCAACCAGTACGGCTTTTGGAAAGTTAATTTTTCCTCATACTAGTAATTTAGCAAAACAACAACTGGTTAACAGAGTTCAAGAGAGTGTACCATTTAGCCTCTACAGCCCAACTCTAGGGTTTAGAAGCATAGTTGCAATTACATCTCTTACCCTTAAAGACACAGTATACCTTGATGAGGTTGAAATTAGTCTCACATTAGAAGTTCTTAAAACATTTAATGTATATAAAGGATAA